From one Saprospiraceae bacterium genomic stretch:
- a CDS encoding CHAT domain-containing protein gives MYTKLLLSLIASATITFLFSTCTSNTLIPAKKETKTPTFETDFSRAYELLIKTADNFIKKESIDSGKLALPIIEKLAAQTDDSLVWATYAEILFEVGYAYQMNDMYDSCYPYLKKSLHVCLEHFGEDYLLTTMCLNKLSFYYYFIGDLAKEREYLFRSFRIRRKICDSVDIYLAYGYGNMGAYYYAIGDIAKGSLFRQKARNIISYQYQMYNQTQNPLTNDSMKRVTHYINRFPKWKNTFLTNIPRAHAWNVLDASWHYLDRDNFVAYLNKVEEYKQVIKKDSVARIYTKLSYFGNQSEYFRRKGNSQQSSAYLDSINQHLDLVTGKKYSQEAIKTKIYTLIRRGNLEAAKNVLDSWQISQNEDKRFLLAKYFLLSAELDGQTNSEKAISFCDSSYQLILSEENYKKLLTRNLSWDNLKPNEAQQILYFLKVEIMAKMQWTQKQTISYADKLLNLFDFYHKGSIFLQERNFTTESKILSDETDYPIYEKAIRLANSLYEKTRNQDYFMKMMQWSDGIKAISLKKSILNTKILNDRNELENVSSVMELESMIERIKIRIKDEKRDSAVRKDEIIKNLDNSLVEYTAQLEELREKFTQTLQVAYNPNDRIDYPMEKIKTLLKRKKACLIDYFVGDEFINASVIAPDTFVSRCIPYGPEQKKLLSDFVENIRKPGGSSLTQTPDKEGYQMLLSPFKDVIAGKSLIIIPDGILYRFPFELLRDDQGRLIDHHSIQYEYSAQMLIKEAFSTADFSYTGFAPEYASNDKVNVTGEEAVMLEEIYNSARAMLGPLKFNIPEVIESAQLFNGRSFIGTKVDKQTFLNNSKDSRILHLAMHAITDDQNPDYSQLFFKHDSTQQPLYAYELNEQQLKSELAILSACNTGVGLYRRGDGVQSLARAFKAAGCKNIVMSLWPANDASTKDIVVGFLKKLKAGMGKADALRQSKLDYLQTAPPELKHPYYWAGLVLIGDNEAMDFGNKFLTKGILITILLLSIIIISIVMIRRKGHFG, from the coding sequence ACCTGCACCTCTAACACACTTATACCCGCCAAGAAAGAAACAAAAACTCCCACCTTCGAAACCGACTTCTCACGCGCGTACGAGCTCCTCATCAAAACCGCTGACAATTTTATTAAAAAAGAATCCATAGACTCAGGCAAGCTGGCCCTACCAATCATCGAAAAGCTGGCCGCTCAGACTGATGACTCATTAGTATGGGCTACCTATGCAGAGATATTATTTGAGGTGGGATATGCCTATCAAATGAATGATATGTATGATAGTTGTTATCCTTACCTGAAAAAATCACTGCATGTCTGCCTGGAGCATTTCGGAGAGGATTATTTATTGACTACGATGTGTCTTAATAAGCTTTCTTTTTATTATTATTTTATAGGAGATTTAGCTAAAGAAAGAGAATATCTGTTTCGCTCTTTTAGAATACGGAGGAAGATATGTGACAGTGTAGATATTTATTTGGCTTATGGGTATGGAAATATGGGGGCTTATTATTATGCAATTGGAGATATTGCCAAAGGGAGTTTGTTTAGGCAAAAGGCGAGAAATATTATCAGCTATCAATATCAGATGTATAATCAGACCCAGAACCCATTGACAAATGATAGTATGAAGCGTGTAACCCATTATATTAATCGTTTTCCAAAATGGAAGAATACTTTCTTGACCAATATTCCAAGAGCACATGCCTGGAATGTACTAGATGCCTCTTGGCACTATTTAGATAGGGATAATTTTGTGGCGTATTTAAATAAGGTAGAGGAATACAAACAAGTTATTAAAAAGGACTCCGTAGCTAGAATTTATACGAAACTATCATACTTTGGAAATCAATCTGAATATTTTAGAAGAAAGGGCAACAGCCAACAGTCATCCGCATATCTTGATAGTATTAATCAGCATCTTGATTTAGTAACAGGAAAAAAATATTCTCAAGAAGCAATTAAAACTAAGATTTATACCTTGATAAGAAGGGGCAATTTGGAGGCTGCAAAGAATGTTTTAGATTCCTGGCAAATTAGCCAAAATGAAGATAAGCGGTTTTTATTAGCTAAGTACTTCTTATTAAGTGCTGAACTAGACGGTCAAACTAATTCCGAGAAAGCTATCTCCTTTTGTGACTCATCGTATCAACTAATACTTTCCGAAGAAAACTATAAAAAATTATTGACCAGAAATCTTAGTTGGGATAATCTAAAACCAAACGAAGCCCAGCAGATATTATACTTTCTCAAGGTTGAAATAATGGCCAAGATGCAATGGACTCAGAAGCAAACCATCAGCTATGCAGATAAACTACTCAATCTGTTCGATTTTTACCACAAAGGGTCCATCTTCCTACAGGAGAGAAATTTTACAACAGAATCCAAAATACTCAGTGATGAAACAGATTACCCCATCTATGAAAAGGCCATCAGATTAGCCAATTCACTATATGAAAAAACCCGAAACCAAGACTATTTTATGAAAATGATGCAATGGTCAGACGGCATCAAAGCAATATCTCTTAAAAAATCAATCCTTAACACTAAAATCCTAAATGATCGAAATGAACTTGAAAATGTCTCCAGTGTGATGGAACTTGAAAGTATGATCGAAAGAATAAAAATAAGAATCAAAGACGAAAAAAGAGACTCTGCTGTTCGTAAAGATGAAATTATTAAAAACCTGGATAATTCATTAGTAGAATACACTGCCCAATTGGAAGAATTACGGGAAAAGTTCACCCAGACACTCCAGGTCGCCTATAATCCCAATGATCGTATCGATTATCCGATGGAAAAAATCAAAACACTGTTAAAGCGAAAAAAAGCATGTCTGATAGATTATTTCGTAGGAGATGAATTTATCAATGCCTCAGTCATTGCCCCGGACACCTTTGTTTCCAGATGTATTCCTTACGGTCCTGAGCAAAAGAAATTATTGAGTGATTTTGTGGAAAACATAAGAAAACCAGGGGGCTCCTCATTGACGCAAACCCCTGATAAAGAAGGGTATCAGATGCTCTTAAGCCCGTTTAAAGATGTAATAGCCGGTAAGTCACTGATCATTATACCGGATGGAATATTGTATAGATTTCCCTTTGAATTATTAAGAGATGATCAGGGCAGGCTTATTGATCACCATAGCATTCAATATGAATATTCAGCACAAATGTTAATAAAAGAGGCGTTTTCGACAGCTGATTTTTCTTATACCGGTTTCGCTCCGGAGTATGCGAGTAACGACAAGGTCAATGTCACGGGCGAAGAAGCAGTTATGCTGGAAGAAATATATAATAGTGCCAGGGCAATGTTGGGTCCATTAAAATTTAATATTCCTGAAGTCATCGAAAGTGCTCAATTATTTAATGGTCGCTCTTTTATAGGCACTAAGGTTGACAAACAAACATTTTTGAATAACAGCAAAGACTCCCGGATCCTGCACCTGGCGATGCATGCCATCACAGATGACCAAAATCCTGATTATTCTCAATTATTTTTTAAACATGATTCTACCCAACAACCTCTCTATGCCTACGAACTCAATGAACAGCAACTCAAATCCGAACTTGCGATTCTCAGCGCTTGTAATACCGGAGTAGGGCTCTATCGTCGGGGTGATGGAGTGCAGTCCCTGGCCAGGGCCTTTAAAGCAGCAGGGTGTAAAAACATAGTGATGAGCCTATGGCCCGCCAATGATGCCAGCACGAAAGATATCGTCGTAGGGTTTTTGAAAAAGTTAAAAGCAGGTATGGGGAAAGCGGATGCCTTGAGACAATCCAAGCTGGATTATCTGCAAACTGCACCTCCTGAATTAAAACATCCCTATTATTGGGCCGGATTAGTATTGATAGGGGATAATGAAGCTATGGATTTTGGTAATAAGTTTTTAACCAAAGGAATCTTAATAACGATCCTTTTGCTGTCTATCATCATAATTAGCATAGTTATGATCAGAAGAAAAGGCCATTTTGGCTAA
- a CDS encoding LytTR family transcriptional regulator yields MPTTRQEKKSFCQTTRVAMPMKDGLRFILIEDIYYCQSNGNFVTLHLKSGKSFIASKSMKKMEELLTAHHFFRIHHQYLVNTAEIVQYEKGDGGNITLMNGVIIPVSRYKKAEFLKIMLHGHG; encoded by the coding sequence ATGCCTACCACCAGACAAGAAAAGAAATCTTTCTGTCAAACCACCAGGGTCGCTATGCCGATGAAAGATGGATTGCGATTTATACTGATCGAAGACATATATTATTGTCAGTCCAATGGCAATTTTGTCACCCTTCATCTCAAAAGCGGAAAAAGTTTTATAGCCTCGAAGTCCATGAAGAAAATGGAGGAATTATTGACAGCCCATCATTTCTTTAGAATCCACCACCAATACCTGGTCAATACTGCTGAAATCGTGCAATATGAAAAAGGGGATGGCGGTAATATTACATTGATGAATGGGGTGATCATCCCGGTGTCCCGGTATAAGAAGGCGGAATTTTTGAAAATAATGTTACACGGGCATGGGTAA
- a CDS encoding sigma-70 family RNA polymerase sigma factor: MYKTSMTKLIPLTDADIISGIKKDDSNIIAWVFNHFKNPVQQVLIKYGASPEEAQDHYMDGLEALYINITRKGLVLDKASFSTYLHQVCLHHWFKTLRRKKLHSQVTNGDVGVHSDMTDLLEDINQVARIKLYREKLALLSPECQKVLHAALIEEESMKNIGEKMGYTEGFARKKKYECKEKLFKLIKQDPIYSELI, translated from the coding sequence ATGTACAAAACCAGCATGACTAAGTTAATACCCTTAACTGATGCAGACATTATCTCCGGGATTAAAAAGGATGACTCCAACATCATAGCCTGGGTATTCAATCATTTTAAAAATCCAGTTCAACAAGTATTGATCAAATATGGGGCCAGCCCCGAAGAAGCCCAGGATCATTATATGGATGGTCTGGAAGCGCTGTATATCAATATTACCCGTAAAGGACTGGTACTGGACAAAGCCAGTTTCAGCACGTATTTACACCAGGTATGCCTGCATCACTGGTTCAAAACTTTAAGAAGAAAAAAACTGCACTCACAGGTAACAAATGGAGATGTCGGTGTACATAGTGATATGACTGATCTGTTAGAAGATATCAACCAGGTGGCACGTATCAAACTGTATAGAGAAAAACTAGCTCTGCTGAGCCCTGAGTGCCAAAAAGTTCTGCACGCAGCGCTCATCGAAGAGGAAAGCATGAAAAACATTGGAGAAAAAATGGGTTACACCGAAGGATTCGCCCGCAAGAAAAAATATGAATGCAAAGAAAAACTCTTTAAATTAATCAAACAGGACCCAATTTATTCAGAATTGATCTGA
- a CDS encoding DUF1549 domain-containing protein, which yields MTALKPILFILLVTLAIAVYYFKSDSPTGQEDPELVDIVNKVKQDPSTVNLENLNLKIRAIWTTKCFSCHSSEKMKGELALDYYEGVMDGGEDGPILIKGKASRSEIIRRIKLPQGHHDAMPSKGEPLTPFQIKAIALWIDKGAIWSTQKTKLFYEAPLSLVKPTLPKSKSFSNPVDILVDDYFRKNKIKWPELIADGTFIRKVFLDVTGLLPTPDEVIIFNNDKSPDKREKIVHQLLSRNEAYTLHWLSYWNDLLRNDYSGPGFITEGRKQITSWLYHSLKNDSTYISMVKDLIHPNPGSEGFIKGIAWRGEVNSSQRTEMQAAQNVSQSLLGINLKCASCHNSFVNNITLEQSYGFASIFSTKPLEMHRCDAPIGKFAQPAFISPELGVITADSLNDRLAQLANLITQPSNGRLYRTIVNRIWHCFFGRGIIGPLDDMDQKAWDQNLLDYLAADFRDKGTSIKNLIALMLTSKTYQLAPVDYGPSSRMNQPGFIFKGPAYRKIHAEQMADAISQVIEPMYEGAAFDPNNMNVPAYWIWHHTLKYDRTVLPEPGKVYLRKSFTLPTAQKIESAKLIATADYKFTAYLNGHEILHGTDIRKFTTTDISAYLQAGKNIVAIEAENDGFMANPAGVLVHARIISDRQDTINIYSDDSWLSTDSIANASWNQIVFNDGSWKKAYRYASFNKSPWGKFIRFNIDGSQQYLMRASQVKADPFQLAMGRPTRENVTTRRNEEPGLLQSITLTNHPLMHQRIAEGALRWSEKYRSDTDELIRQLYLSLLCRLPDSKELATMNNFLKMADNKTGVEDLIWGIFVSPEFQFI from the coding sequence GTGACTGCCCTCAAACCTATATTATTCATCTTACTTGTAACCTTAGCTATTGCAGTATATTATTTTAAATCCGATTCACCTACTGGACAGGAAGATCCAGAATTAGTAGATATCGTCAATAAAGTAAAACAAGACCCATCAACAGTCAACCTTGAAAATTTAAATCTAAAGATCAGAGCCATCTGGACCACTAAATGTTTTTCCTGTCATAGCTCAGAAAAAATGAAAGGGGAACTTGCCTTAGATTATTATGAAGGAGTGATGGATGGGGGTGAGGATGGACCTATTTTGATTAAAGGGAAAGCATCCAGGAGCGAAATCATCAGAAGAATAAAACTACCCCAAGGCCATCATGATGCTATGCCTTCAAAAGGTGAACCGCTTACTCCCTTTCAAATCAAAGCCATTGCATTATGGATAGATAAAGGAGCTATCTGGTCTACTCAAAAAACCAAATTGTTTTATGAAGCTCCCTTGAGTCTTGTTAAACCTACCCTGCCAAAAAGTAAATCGTTTTCTAATCCTGTAGATATTTTGGTAGATGACTATTTCAGAAAGAATAAAATCAAATGGCCTGAGTTAATAGCTGACGGAACTTTTATAAGAAAAGTTTTTTTGGATGTAACCGGATTATTGCCCACACCGGATGAAGTAATTATTTTCAACAATGATAAAAGTCCGGACAAAAGAGAAAAGATAGTGCATCAGTTGCTATCGAGAAACGAAGCCTATACCTTGCATTGGTTAAGCTATTGGAATGATTTACTGCGTAATGATTACAGTGGCCCGGGATTTATCACAGAAGGCAGGAAGCAAATCACCAGTTGGTTATATCATTCGCTAAAAAATGACAGCACTTATATATCTATGGTCAAAGATCTGATCCATCCCAATCCCGGATCAGAAGGGTTTATCAAAGGCATCGCATGGAGAGGAGAAGTCAATTCAAGTCAACGAACCGAAATGCAGGCTGCACAAAATGTATCACAAAGCCTTTTGGGCATCAACCTCAAATGTGCATCCTGTCATAATAGTTTTGTAAACAATATCACTTTAGAACAATCCTATGGCTTTGCCAGTATCTTTTCCACGAAGCCACTGGAGATGCATCGATGTGATGCCCCTATCGGCAAATTTGCGCAACCAGCCTTTATATCACCTGAATTAGGAGTCATTACAGCCGATAGTTTAAATGATCGATTAGCACAGTTGGCTAACTTGATCACTCAACCATCTAATGGAAGATTGTACAGGACGATAGTCAATCGTATCTGGCATTGTTTTTTTGGTCGGGGTATTATCGGTCCCTTAGATGATATGGATCAAAAAGCATGGGATCAGAATCTATTGGATTATTTAGCTGCTGATTTTAGAGATAAGGGTACCTCTATTAAAAATTTGATCGCATTAATGCTGACATCGAAGACTTATCAATTAGCACCGGTAGATTATGGACCCTCCAGTCGCATGAATCAACCCGGCTTTATTTTTAAAGGTCCTGCATATCGAAAAATACATGCTGAGCAAATGGCAGATGCCATTAGCCAGGTGATAGAGCCGATGTATGAGGGGGCAGCATTTGATCCCAATAACATGAACGTACCTGCTTATTGGATCTGGCATCACACCCTAAAATATGACCGTACCGTATTACCTGAACCCGGGAAAGTGTACCTAAGAAAATCGTTTACACTCCCTACTGCTCAAAAAATAGAATCAGCAAAATTAATCGCCACTGCCGATTACAAATTCACTGCATATTTAAACGGGCACGAAATCCTCCACGGCACCGATATTCGGAAATTTACCACGACAGATATCTCAGCGTATTTACAAGCTGGCAAAAATATAGTTGCCATAGAAGCCGAAAATGATGGCTTTATGGCTAATCCCGCAGGAGTCTTAGTACATGCCCGTATTATTTCTGATCGACAGGATACGATTAACATTTATTCTGATGATTCATGGCTTAGCACGGATAGTATAGCGAATGCTTCCTGGAATCAAATTGTTTTTAATGACGGATCGTGGAAAAAGGCATATCGATATGCAAGTTTTAATAAAAGTCCATGGGGAAAATTTATTCGGTTTAATATCGATGGCAGTCAGCAGTATTTAATGCGAGCTTCACAGGTAAAAGCAGATCCTTTTCAATTGGCTATGGGCAGGCCTACCCGTGAAAATGTAACAACCCGAAGAAACGAAGAACCCGGATTACTTCAATCCATCACATTGACTAATCATCCGCTGATGCATCAACGGATAGCAGAAGGCGCGCTTCGATGGTCAGAAAAATATAGATCCGATACAGATGAACTCATTCGCCAGTTATATTTATCCTTACTGTGCCGGCTACCGGATAGCAAGGAATTGGCTACAATGAATAACTTTTTAAAAATGGCCGACAATAAGACTGGAGTAGAGGATTTGATTTGGGGAATATTTGTTTCACCGGAATTCCAATTTATATGA